acagctttgtacctttttttctgaaagtgtagaTGCAGAAGATGCAAACTCTGTCTAAAATAACCTAATAGTTAAGCTTAGCTGGTTAAGCTTAGCTTTTCAATAAACTTGTTGCAAAAGAGTTGCAAAGGTAGAACTTCTCTAAAAAACATGAACAGCCTTTCCAATGATGGTGAACATTGATGTCAGAGCTCCAACAGCTTGCTTTAACTCTTAATAATCTGacagtattattattttccacaaactgtTTTGACTGTTACTGAATAAGCATATGTCATATTCGAAAAACATTCTTTCTCAGATTCTTCCATCTAAAGCATGCTTCTTCACTGCACTAGACTGAACTTTCTGGCCAACTTGAAACTTTATattccaacattaataatatttctgtctgtttcaaataatttgcatgttttgtaGCATTCCTTagctctgtttttatttaaataaatgtaaatatatgattTGGATATCAAATGATTTGCATAATCCTTTGATATAGTTTTAAAGTTATCTCTTTTCTTATCTCAGATCTGTGTAAAtatgaagtattttaaatatagacTCCATATGttattcaataaaacattatttttgttggtAAGAATCAGTCCTCGACTTGTGTGCCATCACAGTGAGACTGTGTTCAGGAGTTTAGCGTAGTCACCACAGAGGCCATAGTTCAGGCCATTAATTAAGATCTCAATCAGCTTTGAAGTCTCCCTCGCTCTCTGGGATATAGAGAAGAGTGCATGTCTGAATGTGGATCGGTGTGTTTGAACTTTGTGTTTGGTGTCTTTAGCACTGTTCTGAGCATGAGTTTGCTCACTTGTCCTCATTGGAAAACCATACAAATACTGTGCTCATATAGACTTttttctaacaaacaaacaataatataacaaaaatattgcatttatatgACAAATCAGTATTCTCTAATTCACATAAACACCAAGTTTCTGCTCCACTGAGGTTAAATGTCTCATATTTCTTCTTTATAcctacttttaatgttttttttagatttgctttGGGTTGGTTGTTTTGAGGCATGTACTGTATTCACTTTTGCTTACTTCTCTTTCTGCTTCTCTCTGCAGCTCTGTCTGATAGAGGAACAGTAGTGATGGAGGCCGCTCTATCCCATGCTCTGTCTGCCATAGATGCTGCCGTATCGGACCGCAACAAGGCCGAAGCAGGCTGCAGAGGGTGTGTGCCCTGTCTGTTTCAGGACTGTGGACAGCGAAAAGGCGCTTGTGGTAAGCTTGAATGAACAAATGCTTTATAACTTGGACTCTTTGACTTTAAACACGGATGCTGATGGTGGTGGTAATTCCGTAGCTTCTCCAGAGGACACACAGTCAGAGCCGAATTGTCAGGTCATCTCTCGTGCTCAAGAGGAAGTTGATGAAGGAGAGAGGAGTTGGTTGCTGAGTCAGGCCTGTGGCTTCTACAAACGCCGTTGCACACCTGCACAAGTGAACAAAGACCTGTGCGTCAGAGTTATGGGAGAGAGCTGCAGCGCTCGTGTCCTGCAGTGCAGTCTGCTCAACACCATGCAGAACTTAGAGCCGGCCACAAAGACCACAGCACAGggtaaaacaaaataacacacacacaaaaagaaaaaaaatgtgaattgtgtAAACATACTCAGAACTTTGATATATACATCTTACATAATctgcataattaaaataaaaaatgtaatcgaAAATAAATCTTGACTATGATTGTCAATGGACTTCAGaggaactaatatatatatatatatatatatatatataataaaggtcccttttaatgtaatttcagcTATGATATTGATCACTTTACTGCAAGAGTTCTAATTATTGATGTAACTTCCCTTATGTAGCTGTGTGTGGTCAGCGTTTCTCTGTCTCGCAAAACCTGACACAGCCTCGCTCTCGTATCATGGGGGGATCTCCTGCCCCTCTGGGCAGCTGGCCATGGCTGGTGAACCTTCGGCTGGATGGGGCTCTGATGTGTGGTGGTGTGCTGGTTGACAGCTCTTGGGTCCTCACTGCCGCCCACTGCTTTGCTGGGTAAAAGCACAAATACATATCTACAtaattaaatttactgtaaagtgGGATACCTTATTGCCTTTTCACTTGAACATCTTGCTATTTGTATTGGTACTGAGAACATACAATTTTTTGGCTCAGATGGATTTTTGAATGAGCAACATGTGAAGCTGTTGTAAAATACCAGAACAGCACACACTTGTGACAGTGATTAAATGTggcataacattaaaaatgattaaccACAGCACtgtcttttatcatattgctgttcTCACCATTTTCTGAAAAGGATTATAAGTTGTGCTGTgtcttgttgttttatttgagaaTGTACTCAAATGTTTTGTGAACGTCTAAAATTGATCTCCCCCAATTAGGAGCCGCAGTGAGAGTTACTGGACAGCAGTAGTGGGAGAGTTTGACCTCACAAAAACTGACCCTGATGAGCAGATCATGAAAGTCAATCGCATCATCACTCATCCGAaggtacacacatatatatctatacatatatatatatacatatatgtattttttatttttttattttaaatatgtcccTCCTGTATCCAATCCTTTTCTCTTGGTGTAGTTTAACCCAAAGACGTTTAATAACGACATTGCTCTGGTGGAGCTGAGTTCTCCAGTAATTCTGTCTGAACGGGTCACACCTGTCTGCTTGCCCTCTGACCTCGATCCACCGGCTGGTACACCCTGCTTGGTGGCCGGCTGGGGCTCTCTGTATGAGGGTAAGAGAATCTGCATAACTCATATTTTAGAAAAAGAGCCCAATAATATCACACAATAATTACTTAAAATGCTGTGAAgtatttgtttattcatgtttgtcTTGATTGTCTGTATGTGTGTAGATGGACCCTCGGCAGATGTGGTGATGGAGGCGAAAGTGCCACTGCTGTCTCAGACCACCTGTCGCAGTTCACTGGGGAAGGAGCTGCTCACGAACACCATGTTCTGCGCTGGATACCTGTCTGGAGGTATCGACTCATGCCAGGTATCTCCACATTATCATACTAGCTTGCATTATAAACACACACGGCTGATGAAGAAACAATGTATCTGCTTTATAAACGCTACGCCTGCTTTACAATCATCTGACTAGAATCCGTGTCTTTGAATGTGTACAGGGTGATTCCGGAGGGCCGTTGATCTACCAGGACGGTTTATCGGGACGGTTTCAGCTCTTTGGCATCACCTCTTGGGGGGATGGCTGTGGGGAGAGGGGAAAGCCTGGTGTTCACACGGGTCACCGCCTTCTCTGACTGGGTCATGACAGAGATACAGAGTGAGTTGCTCAACATGTTGCACACACTACAAAACAAAGAATATCTCCACCACCATGAGTTTAAACCCTCCCACATTTTCTGAAAAGCCAGAAGTCCTGCTAAAACCTTTTTACATTCCATTCTCCAAATCCCAGAGTCCTTTGGGAGTCGGGAACCCACATGTCCTGAGCTGCTTAAGACAAGTGAGCTGTCTGAAGAACAGCAGATGTCAGAATTCACCACGCTCTGCCACTTCTACACACTATCCTGCTCTTCGACCCTCGACCCCTCTGCCTGCCAGCGTCTCGCTCAGGACAAATGCCAAAGCCGGTTTAAGAAGTGCCGTAAGTTATCCAGACagtttaaatacaaaaatctaattacatatttaaacagaATGAACTTAATGTTAAGTGCTAGTTGGGATGTGCATACTCATTCTTTATTACTACTATTTTCCAGATTTTAGAATAATAGTAAAGTCGTCAAACTATGAAATAACAGCAATGgaaatatgtgaattatttaatCATCTTGACAAGCTCTGCACCTTAACaaagtgcattctgggatgctTTTCATACTGCATTGAAAGAGTTCACATGTAGTTGGGCACTTGTAGGCTCGCTCATacagttttatgaaattcaaatcatcaattaaaacaaattaaaattaatttaaactagtttttaaagaaatttgtaTGTAGGCACAATTTATTCTACACAACCTATTTCAAGCATGTTTTTATCCTAAATAAAaggtttaaattataaatttagttATGTATGTCCAAACTTCACTCGCAGTGtactttgatcaaaaatacattaaaacagtaatatagtgaaatatagaaaactgttttctattttaatatatttaccttCCCTCCATCTACTGCCTTTATACTGTCTGCTGTCTTTCTCTCTACAGAACTGCATTCCTTTCTGCAGACTCTGCTGGACTTGCTTCAGAGGGCCGATGACTGTATCAGAGATAAAGTTGATCTGACCTTCTTCACTCAGACTCTTCCTCAGTTGGTGGAGAATGTGTACAGCTCTGCTCATATAACACGAAGACGCAGAAATGCACTTGAAACAGGTAGAGCCATTAAACCTGTCTGCACTATACTTGTACAGCCAGTCAGGGCTCAGGGGGGATGTACAATGCTTTCagaatgtaatatttttcagCAACTATATATTTCATTCTCAATATTGTTATTCTTCTATCTAACCAACATATTATTCTCAAAGAGCAGGTAGGCCAGCCAGCACTGTTCCAGCAAGTGGGCCCTCTGCTGGACGACTGGGAGATCTACCTTACAGGCATTGCTGAAGATCTGGATCAACACAAAGAACTAAAGAACTCACAGGAACTTTCTCAGGAGCAACAACTCTTCACACCGGTAAATTTGTCAAAATTAAACTAGCAGCATGTTCACTACATTTCTGTTTAAGAGACATTACACTATAGATAATAAACTAAGACTGATGGTGATTTGATGAAATTTTCAGGATGAGGACAGTGAAAAAGCACTTCTTCAGCAGCTTGATGGATCACTGCTCTCCTCCATTGCTGCCCTGCGTTCCAAGCTAGACTCACTGCGCATTCCTGTCATACCAGAATTGGACCACCGACTGTTTCAAAGGGATTTCACCATTCCCACCACTGGAAAACAACAACAGGATAATAGTGCCAAATCTAGGGAGTCTGTATTGTCAGCTGACTTTTGGACTGCTCTGATATATAAAGCTCTGAGAGGGAGTGGCACAGGAAGTGTTACAGGAAGTCCAGTGATGACAGCATCCCCTCAGGATCATATGGATACAACATCCACACAACCACTGAAACTCAAGACACTGGAACCTTCTGATTCTGTCCCTACCCAGGTGCCCCTGCTTCAACAGCCACTCTTCAAAAGTAAGTGTTAATAACAGGAAATTGAGTAGCAGAATATTGAGAAACAATTTTTTTGCAATAACTATCATTTTCTCAACCTGCAGTAGTCTCCTTACCACCGTTTAGACCACCGTAGAACtcaaataatgtatattttaaacaaataatgaatgtaaatgattgaacaaaaatacaaacttcAGATTTagcttcaattttattttatatgatattttatcattattaccattattaataataataataactattactattactattattattaaatacttgttttttaatttataaaataacaacaacagcaactatTCGTAGTATAAGaggtagtagtagtggtagtgcAGAATGATGTGAAACCATGAATGTCCAGAATAACAGACTAATAATTGT
Above is a genomic segment from Cyprinus carpio isolate SPL01 chromosome A2, ASM1834038v1, whole genome shotgun sequence containing:
- the LOC122147012 gene encoding coagulation factor VII-like; the protein is MGVMSLLLLMVIGWCGGAPPLREVYRMPQSALKALSDRGTVVMEAALSHALSAIDAAVSDRNKAEAGCRGCVPCLFQDCGQRKGACASPEDTQSEPNCQVISRAQEEVDEGERSWLLSQACGFYKRRCTPAQVNKDLCVRVMGESCSARVLQCSLLNTMQNLEPATKTTAQAVCGQRFSVSQNLTQPRSRIMGGSPAPLGSWPWLVNLRLDGALMCGGVLVDSSWVLTAAHCFAGSRSESYWTAVVGEFDLTKTDPDEQIMKVNRIITHPKVHTYISIHIYIYIYVFFIFLF
- the LOC122147011 gene encoding uncharacterized protein LOC122147011 — its product is MAVGRGESLVFTRVTAFSDWVMTEIQKSFGSREPTCPELLKTSELSEEQQMSEFTTLCHFYTLSCSSTLDPSACQRLAQDKCQSRFKKCQLHSFLQTLLDLLQRADDCIRDKVDLTFFTQTLPQLVENVYSSAHITRRRRNALETEQVGQPALFQQVGPLLDDWEIYLTGIAEDLDQHKELKNSQELSQEQQLFTPDEDSEKALLQQLDGSLLSSIAALRSKLDSLRIPVIPELDHRLFQRDFTIPTTGKQQQDNSAKSRESVLSADFWTALIYKALRGSGTGSVTGSPVMTASPQDHMDTTSTQPLKLKTLEPSDSVPTQVPLLQQPLFKKLLWRRKRDLHKRQIQGANDKVCSGVTESAQLVSTTKMMYNWILAVPSNNINMIFQEVLVDLNSKNDRGLYQSRIKATVGGRPLTFYSLVGLENEAFYRSMPRIIAVAIDALKT